A window from Symphalangus syndactylus isolate Jambi chromosome 22, NHGRI_mSymSyn1-v2.1_pri, whole genome shotgun sequence encodes these proteins:
- the C1QB gene encoding complement C1q subcomponent subunit B gives MMMKIPWGSIPVLMLLLLLGLIDISRAQLSCSRPPAIPGIPGIPGTPGPDGPPGTPGIKGEKGLPGLAGDHGEFGEKGDPGIPGNPGKVGPKGPMGPKGGPGAPGAPGPKGESGDYKATQKIAFSATRTINIPLRRDQTIRFDHVITNMNNNYEPRSGKFTCKVPGLYYFTYHASSRGNLCVNLMRGRERAQKVVTFCDYAYNTFQVTTGGMVLKLEQGENVFLQATDRNSLLGMEGANSIFSGFLLFPDVEA, from the exons ATGATGATGAAGATCCCATGGGGCAGCATCCCGGTACTAATGTTGCTCCTGCTCCTGGGCCTAATCGATATCTCCCGGGCCCAGCTCAGCTGCAGCAGGCCCCCAGCCATCCCTGGCATCCCGGGTATTCCTGGGACACCTGGCCCCGATGGCCCACCTGGGACCCCAGGGATAAAAGGAGAGAAAG GGCTTCCAGGGCTGGCTGGAGACCATGGTGAGTTCGGAGAGAAGGGAGACCCAGGGATTCCTGGGAATCCAGGAAAAGTCGGCCCCAAGGGTCCCATGGGCCCTAAAGGTGGCCCAGGGGCCCCTGGAGCCCCAGGCCCCAAAGGTGAATCAGGAGACTACAAGGCCACCCAGAAAATCGCCTTCTCTGCCACAAGAACCATCAACATCCCCCTGCGCCGGGACCAGACCATCCGCTTCGACCACGTGATCACCAACATGAACAACAATTATGAGCCCCGCAGCGGCAAGTTCACCTGCAAGGTGCCCGGCCTCTACTACTTCACCTACCACGCCAGCTCTCGAGGGAACCTGTGCGTGAACCTCATGCGTGGCCGGGAGCGCGCACAGAAGGTGGTCACCTTCTGTGACTATGCCTACAATACCTTCCAGGTCACCACCGGTGGCATGGTCCTCAAGCTGGAGCAGGGGGAGAACGTCTTCCTGCAGGCCACCGACAGGAACTCACTACTGGGCATGGAGGGTGCCAACAGCATCTTTTCCGGGTTCCTGCTCTTTCCAGATGTGGAGGCCTGA
- the C1QC gene encoding complement C1q subcomponent subunit C isoform X1, giving the protein MDVGPSSLPHLGLKLLLLLLLLPLRGQANTGCYGIPGMPGLPGAPGKDGYDGLPGPKGEPGIPAIPGIRGPKGQKGEPGLPGHPGKNGPMGPPGMPGVPGPMGIPGEPGEEGRYKQKFQSVFTVTRQTHQPPAPNSLIRFNAVLTNPQGDYDTSTGKFTCKVPGLYYFVYHASHTANLCVLLYRSGVKVVTFCGHTSKTNQVNSGGVLLRLQVGEEVWLAVNDYYEMVGIQGSDSVFSGFLLFPD; this is encoded by the exons ATGGACGTGGGGCCCAGCTCCCTGCCCCACCTTGGGCtaaagctgctgctgctcctgctgctgctgcccctCAGGGGCCAAGCCAACACAGGCTGCTACGGGATCCCAGGGATGCCCGGCCTGCCCGGGGCACCAGGGAAGGATGGGTACGACGGACTGCCAGGGCCCAAGGGGGAGCCAG GAATCCCAGCCATTCCCGGGATCCGAGGACCCAAAGGGCAGAAGGGAGAACCCGGCTTACCTGGCCATCCTGGGAAAAATGGCCCCATGGGACCCCCTGGGATGCCAGGGGTGCCCGGCCCCATGGGCATCCCTGGAGAGCCAGGTGAGGAGGGCAGATACAAGCAGAAGTTCCAGTCAGTGTTCACGGTCACTCGGCAGACCCACCAGCCCCCTGCACCCAACAGCCTGATCAGATTCAACGCGGTCCTCACCAACCCGCAGGGAGATTATGACACGAGCACTGGCAAGTTCACCTGCAAAGTCCCCGGCCTCTACTACTTTGTCTACCACGCGTCGCATACAGCCAACCTGTGCGTGCTGCTGTACCGCAGCGGCGTCAAGGTGGTCACCTTCTGTGGCCACACATCCAAAACCAATCAGGTCAACTCGGGCGGTGTGCTGCTGAGGTTGCAGGTGGGCGAGGAGGTGTGGCTGGCTGTCAATGACTACTACGAAATGGTGGGCATCCAGGGCTCTGACAGCGTCTTCTCCGGCTTCCTGCTCTTCCCTGACTAG
- the C1QC gene encoding complement C1q subcomponent subunit C isoform X2: MGPPGMPGVPGPMGIPGEPGEEGRYKQKFQSVFTVTRQTHQPPAPNSLIRFNAVLTNPQGDYDTSTGKFTCKVPGLYYFVYHASHTANLCVLLYRSGVKVVTFCGHTSKTNQVNSGGVLLRLQVGEEVWLAVNDYYEMVGIQGSDSVFSGFLLFPD, from the coding sequence ATGGGACCCCCTGGGATGCCAGGGGTGCCCGGCCCCATGGGCATCCCTGGAGAGCCAGGTGAGGAGGGCAGATACAAGCAGAAGTTCCAGTCAGTGTTCACGGTCACTCGGCAGACCCACCAGCCCCCTGCACCCAACAGCCTGATCAGATTCAACGCGGTCCTCACCAACCCGCAGGGAGATTATGACACGAGCACTGGCAAGTTCACCTGCAAAGTCCCCGGCCTCTACTACTTTGTCTACCACGCGTCGCATACAGCCAACCTGTGCGTGCTGCTGTACCGCAGCGGCGTCAAGGTGGTCACCTTCTGTGGCCACACATCCAAAACCAATCAGGTCAACTCGGGCGGTGTGCTGCTGAGGTTGCAGGTGGGCGAGGAGGTGTGGCTGGCTGTCAATGACTACTACGAAATGGTGGGCATCCAGGGCTCTGACAGCGTCTTCTCCGGCTTCCTGCTCTTCCCTGACTAG
- the C1QA gene encoding complement C1q subcomponent subunit A, with protein sequence MEGPRGWLVVCVLAISLASVVTEDLCRAPDGKKGEAGRPGRPGRPGLKGEQGEPGAPGIRTGIRGLKGDQGEPGTSGNPGKVGYPGPSGPLGERGIPGIKGTKGNPGNVKDQLRPAFSAIRRNPPMGGNVVIFDTVITNQEGPYQNHSGRFVCAVPGYYYFTFQVVSQREICLSIVSSSRGQVRRSLGFCDTSNNGLFQVVSGGMVLQLQQGDQVWVEKDPKKGHIYQGSEADSVFSGFLIFPSA encoded by the exons ATGGAGGGCCCCCGGGGATGGCTGGTTGTCTGTGTGCTGGCCATATCGCTGGCCTCTGTGGTGACCGAGGACTTGTGCCGAGCACCAGACGGGAAGAAAGGGGAGGCAGGAAGACCCGGCAGACCGGGGCGGCCAGGCCTCAAGGGGGAGCAAGGGGAGCCGG GGGCCCCTGGCATCCGGACAGGCATCCGAGGCCTTAAAGGAGACCAGGGGGAACCCGGGACCTCTGGAAACCCCGGCAAGGTGGGCTACCCGGGGCCCAGCGGCCCCCTCGGGGAACGTGGCATCCCGGGAATTAAAGGCACCAAGGGCAACCCAGGAAATGTCAAGGACCAGCTGCGGCCGGCCTTCTCGGCCATTCGGCGAAACCCCCCAATGGGGGGCAACGTGGTCATCTTCGACACAGTCATCACCAACCAGGAAGGGCCGTACCAGAACCACTCAGGCCGATTCGTCTGCGCTGTACCCGGCTACTACTACTTCACCTTCCAGGTGGTGTCCCAGCGGGAAATCTGCCTGTCCATCGTCTCCTCCTCAAGGGGCCAGGTCCGACGCTCCCTGGGCTTCTGTGACACCAGCAACAACGGGCTCTTCCAGGTGGTGTCAGGGGGCATGGTGCTTCAGCTGCAGCAGGGTGACCAGGTCTGGGTCGAAAAAGACCCCAAAAAGGGTCACATTTACCAGGGCTCTGAGGCCGACAGCGTCTTCAGTGGCTTCCTCATCTTCCCGTCTGCCTGA